A single Zootoca vivipara chromosome 1, rZooViv1.1, whole genome shotgun sequence DNA region contains:
- the TALDO1 gene encoding transaldolase yields the protein MSVSPVKRQKMESALEQLKQHTTVVADTGDFHAIEEYKPLDATTNPSLILAAAQMPSYQQLVEDAIAYGRKLGGSEDDQVKNACDKLFILFGAEILKRIPGRVSTEVDARLSFDKEGMVKKARHFIDLYKEAGISKDRILIKLSSTWEGIQAAKVLEEQHGIHCNLTLLFSFAQAVACAEAGVTLISPFVGRILDWHVANTDKKTYEPSEDPGVKSVTKIYHYYKKFGYKTIVMGASFRNTGEIKALTGCDFLTISPKLLGELSKDSSKLTPMLNVKDAQASDLEKIHLDEKTFRWLHNEDQMAVEKLSDGIRKFAADAVKLEQMIKERMFNAANGK from the exons ATGTCGGTTTCCCCCGTGAAGAGGCAGAAGATGGAGTCGGCCTTGGAGCAGCTCAAGCAGCACACCACGGTGGTGGCCGACACAGGGGACTTCCATG CTATTGAGGAGTACAAGCCTCTGGATGCCACCACCAACCCTTCCCTGATACTTGCTGCAGCCCAGATGCCATCCTACCAGCAATTGGTGGAAGATGCTATTGCATATGGGAGGAAACTTGGTGG gtcAGAAGATGACCAAGTTAAAAATGCTTGTGACAAGCTTTTTATATTGTTTGGGGCAGAAATACTGAAGAGGATACCTGGCCGTGTGTCCACAGAAGTAGATGCAAG GTTGTCTTTTGACAAGGAAGGCATGGTGAAGAAGGCCAGACACTTCATAGATCTTTATAAAGAAGCAGGAATTAGTAAAGATCGCATCCTCATCAAGCTGTCTTCAACATGGGAGGGCATTCAGGCTGCCAA GGTTCTTGAAGAGCAGCATGGGATCCACTGCAACTTGACCTTGCTGTTTTCCTTTGCTCAGGCTGTTGCCTGTGCAGAAGCAGGAGTCACACTCATTTCTCCTTTTGTTGGGCGTATCCTGGATTGGCATGTAGCAAATACAGACAAGAAGACATACGAGCCATCAGAAGACCCAG GTGTGAAAAGTGTCACTAAAATCTACCATTACTACAAAAAGTTTGGCTATAAAACTATTGTGATGGGAGCTTCATTTCGAAACACCGGAGAAATCAAAGCACTGACTGGTTGTGACTTTCTCACCATTTCACCGAAGCTTCTGGGAGAGCTCAGTAAAGATAGCAGCAAGCTAACCCCGATGCTCAATGTCAAAGATG CTCAGGCATCTGACCTGGAGAAGATCCATCTGGATGAGAAGACATTCCGTTGGCTCCATAATGAAGACCAAATGGCTGTGGAGAAGTTGTCTGATGGGATCAGAAAGTTTGCTGCTGATGCAGTTAAATTGGAGCAGATGATAAAG GAACGAATGTTCAACGCTGCAAATGGAAAGTAG